From Plasmodium chabaudi chabaudi strain AS genome assembly, chromosome: 12, the proteins below share one genomic window:
- a CDS encoding periodic tryptophan protein 2, putative (term=annotation;date=20150606;qualifier=removed_product=conserved Plasmodium protein, unknown function;qualifier=added_product=periodic tryptophan protein 2, putative;qualifier=added_gene_name=pwp2;qualifier=added_gene_synonym=utp1;qualifier=added_literature=pmid:26043001;curatorName=ucb@sanger.ac.uk;~;query 1035-1035;GPI_cleavage_site_score=0.22799999;~pfam_scan;Pfam:PF00400.28; E()=0.024;score=15.4;query 458-490;description=WD40;~pfam_scan;Pfam:PF04003.8; E()=3.3E-22;score=78.7;query 919-1051;description=Utp12;~iprscan;InterPro:IPR007148 : Dip2/Utp12;Pfam:PF04003; score=3.9E-19;query 918-1052;description=Small-subunit processome, Utp12;~iprscan;InterPro:IPR036322 : WD40-repeat-containing domain superfamily;Superfamily:SSF50978; score=1.04E-40;query 162-657;description=WD40-repeat-containing domain superfamily;~iprscan;InterPro:IPR036322 : WD40-repeat-containing domain superfamily;Superfamily:SSF50978; score=2.11E-19;query 19-236;description=WD40-repeat-containing domain superfamily;~iprscan;InterPro:IPR011045 : Nitrous oxide reductase, N-terminal;Superfamily:SSF50974; score=7.06E-6;query 592-794;description=Nitrous oxide reductase, N-terminal;~iprscan;InterPro:IPR017986 : WD40-repeat-containing domain;Prosite:PS50294; score=11.418;query 159-244;description=WD40-repeat-containing domain;~iprscan;InterPro:IPR017986 : WD40-repeat-containing domain;Prosite:PS50294; score=12.736;query 436-500;description=WD40-repeat-containing domain;~iprscan;InterPro:IPR017986 : WD40-repeat-containing domain;Prosite:PS50294; score=12.051;query 561-665;description=WD40-repeat-containing domain;~iprscan;InterPro:IPR001680 : WD40 repeat;SMART:SM00320; score=1.2;query 196-235;description=WD40 repeat;~iprscan;InterPro:IPR001680 : WD40 repeat;Pfam:PF00400; score=2.7E-4;query 458-490;description=WD40 repeat;~iprscan;InterPro:IPR001680 : WD40 repeat;SMART:SM00320; score=330.0;query 709-749;description=WD40 repeat;~iprscan;InterPro:IPR001680 : WD40 repeat;SMART:SM00320; score=1.2;query 617-656;description=WD40 repeat;~iprscan;InterPro:IPR001680 : WD40 repeat;Prosite:PS50082; score=8.537;query 575-619;description=WD40 repeat;~iprscan;InterPro:IPR001680 : WD40 repeat;SMART:SM00320; score=4.6;query 386-449;description=WD40 repeat;~iprscan;InterPro:IPR001680 : WD40 repeat;SMART:SM00320; score=3.4;query 157-191;description=WD40 repeat;~iprscan;InterPro:IPR001680 : WD40 repeat;SMART:SM00320; score=190.0;query 297-339;description=WD40 repeat;~iprscan;InterPro:IPR001680 : WD40 repeat;SMART:SM00320; score=45.0;query 342-382;description=WD40 repeat;~iprscan;InterPro:IPR001680 : WD40 repeat;SMART:SM00320; score=1.2E-4;query 568-610;description=WD40 repeat;~iprscan;InterPro:IPR001680 : WD40 repeat;SMART:SM00320; score=1.3E-6;query 452-491;description=WD40 repeat;~iprscan;InterPro:IPR001680 : WD40 repeat;SMART:SM00320; score=460.0;query 105-143;description=WD40 repeat;~iprscan;InterPro:IPR001680 : WD40 repeat;Prosite:PS50082; score=10.642;query 459-492;description=WD40 repeat), translated as MLNYNLSNICGSFYTGGKLAFSEDGNSLFVPINNRINVYDLSSNTCNTLLSENRNDLRFIAIHPNMDICISIDKFGYGCVINLLKDKIIARILFKSKTGIITSFNYNNIFTPQEEQDFVNFATFTNSGKYFLLGIGRRVIIWNSPCKHNKYRLIKYNDLCYHSLNIISIDISDDDQYFLTTSYDLSIRIHTINKKKKVRPTVLSGNKSIIVGAFFSKNGDFIFSVNKSGLIIVWSYEVAKGETEKVGELNGIEETVDELTGIEETEADTKADAEAEEVVATQGGTKGGKYIKAYEKRWCYKKIYYCNQDKNEEVVKACFNKYRDLLVIAFSNGKFAIYNTPEMVSLYNIKINTNMIDDIVINKDGDWIALAESTNGTVIVWEWQSESYILKQFTSNKNVKCVKFSPIISHLKIGSNITNNSMSYHECDNFTSKFVIATGNEDGTIKLYDYLSYINFVTFTAHTNSVTDICFLPQGNAFISCSLDGTLRAFDLLRYRNFKVYTPDLLEEDNNIAAKNNNMNESGKIVAKKISKKINVQFLCVNVNVSGNIVAAGGRGNEFIVYIWNIQTGKCIDKLYGHNSPIAKICFSTNLKNEGVIATCSMGANILIWDLYSRRNKGSKFEEITNSQSISYMCFDPRGNDILAVCTLGCRITFWDISVQEIVGTIEGARDIKRGRLLGEEYSAIPKMNNNNKKRNRKDGNYQYVDDLEDQGTNTVVNQNCYFTCIDYIHSGNYLAGVANTSVSLYIYDTNIYLLVKIIDLTKNYCVDGIKREISSRYLTNEGKHIYEYDISDDEGDIYLDNYKILNRKKKENILPGQVNENFLNNKFKKYKLLLNYINISGDDRHIAVASSVGLYILTKDHQYYYVPNSKNLYKGLLAPINYDPKFLTQNVNVKNFKLSLKKKEYIKAFILSLALNNYEHILEVYENVPYNLIPLCVKVLTKPFIYILINFIKTLLLNDTIKHIHLHLYYLNSIFTIHFSIFINSDFNTVVKNTSGANKNGQDDKNTRISISTISDEYRISLLFILKQIITLYNGLQHLYTNNINVLKYLSLDYIP; from the coding sequence ATGCTGAACTACAATCTTAGTAACATATGTGGGAGCTTTTATACAGGAGGTAAACTAGCATTCAGTGAAGATGGCaattctttatttgttcCCATAAATAACAGAATAAACGTATACGATTTAAGTAGCAATACATGTAATACATTATTATCTGAAAATAGAAATGATTTAAGATTTATAGCTATCCATCCAAATATGGATATATGTATAAGTATCGATAAATTTGGATATGGTTgtgttattaatttattaaaagataaaataatagctcgaattttatttaaatcaaaaaCTGGTATTATCACTTCTTtcaattataataatattttcacacCTCAAGAGGAACAAGATTTTGTTAACTTTGCTACCTTTACAAATAGtgggaaatattttttattaggtATAGGTAGACGAGTAATAATATGGAATAGTCCATgtaaacataataaatatagattaataaaatataacgATTTATGTTATCattctttaaatattatatccaTAGATATATCTGACGAtgatcaatattttttaactacCTCATATGATTTATCTATAAGAATACAtactattaataaaaaaaaaaaagttcgCCCAACTGTTCTTAGtggaaataaaagtatCATCGTTGGAGCATTCTTTTCAAAAAACGGtgactttatttttagcgTCAACAAGTCGGGACTCATAATAGTCTGGTCCTACGAGGTAGCTAAGGGAGAGACAGAAAAGGTTGGCGAACTTAATGGGATTGAAGAAACGGTTGACGAACTGACTGGAATCGAAGAAACAGAAGCTGATACAAAGGCTGATGCAGAGGCTGAAGAAGTGGTTGCCACCCAAGGGGGCACGAAGGGAGGAAAATACATAAAGGCATACGAAAAAAGATGGtgctataaaaaaatatattattgtaaccaagataaaaatgaagaagtTGTTAAGGcatgttttaataaatatcgTGACTTGTTAGTCATTGCTTTTAGTAATGGAAAGTTTGCTATTTATAATACTCCGGAAATGgtatcattatataatattaaaattaataccAATATGATTGATGatatagtaataaataaagatggAGATTGGATTGCTTTAGCTGAATCAACAAATGGAACTGTAATTGTATGGGAATGGCAAAGTGaaagttatatattaaaacaatttactagcaataaaaatgtaaagtGCGTAAAATTTTCACCAATTATAagtcatttaaaaataggaAGTAATATAACTAATAATTCAATGTCTTATCATGAATGTGATAATTTTACAAGTAAATTTGTTATAGCTACAGGAAATGAAGATGGaacaattaaattatatgattatttatcttatattaattttgtaacGTTTACTGCACATACAAATAGTGTTACagatatatgttttttaccACAGGGTAATGCATTTATTTCCTGTTCTTTAGATGGAACCTTAAGAGCATTTGATTTATTACGATATCGAAATTTTAAAGTATATACACCAGATTTATTAGAggaagataataatattgccgctaaaaataataacatgaACGAGTCAGGTAAAATTGTggctaaaaaaatatcgaaaaaaattaatgtaCAATTTTTGTGTGTAAATGTGAATGTAAGTGGAAATATAGTGGCTGCTGGTGGAAGAGGAAATGaatttattgtatatatatggaatATTCAAACTGGAAAATGTAtagataaattatatggTCATAATTCTCCAATtgcaaaaatatgtttcagtaccaatttaaaaaatgaaggaGTTATAGCTACCTGTTCCATGGGTGCAAATATTCTTATTTGGGATTTATATTCAAGAAGAAATAAAGGAAGTAAATTTGAAGAAATTACAAATTCACAAAGTATTTCATATATGTGTTTTGATCCAAGAggtaatgatatattagCAGTATGTACATTAGGGTGCAGAATAACTTTTTGGGATATATCGGTGCAAGAAATTGTCGGAACCATAGAAGGTGCAAGAGACATAAAGAGAGGAAGATTATTAGGAGAAGAATATTCAGCAATTcctaaaatgaataataataataaaaaaagaaatcgAAAAGATGGAAATTATCAATATGTAGATGATTTAGAAGATCAAGGAACAAATACTGTTGTAAAccaaaattgttattttacATGTATTGATTATATACATAGTGGGAATTATCTAGCAGGGGTAGCCAATACTAGTGTAAGcctatacatatatgatacgaatatatatttattagtaaaaataatagatttaacaaaaaattattgtgTTGATGGAATCAAAAGAGAAATATCATCACGATATTTAACAAACGAAggaaaacatatatatgaatatgatATAAGTGATGACGAAggtgatatatatttagacaattataaaatattgaatagaaaaaaaaaagaaaatatattgccTGGTCAGGTAAATgagaattttttaaataataaatttaaaaaatataaattattattaaattatattaacatatCAGGTGATGATAGACATATAGCAGTTGCAAGTAGTGTtggattatatattttaacaaaagatcatcaatattattatgtaccaaattcaaaaaatttatataaaggtTTATTAGCTCCTATTAATTATGATccaaaatttttaacacAAAATgttaatgtaaaaaattttaaactttctttaaaaaaaaaagaatatattaaagCATTTATTCTTTCATTAgctttaaataattatgaacataTTTTAGAGGTATATGAAAATGTCCCTTACAATTTAATCCCTTTATGTGTTAAAGTTTTAACAAaaccatttatatatatattaataaattttataaaaaccCTATTATTAAACGATACGATCAAACATATACATTTGCACTTATATTATCTTAAttcaatttttacaattcattttagcatttttataaatagcGATTTTAATACAGTGGTTAAAAATACAAGTGGAGCAAACAAAAATGGACAAGACGATAAAAATACTCGAATTTCAATTTCAACAATTTCAGATGAATATAGAATATCTCTTCTGTTTATATtgaaacaaattattactTTATATAATGGATTACAACATTTATAcactaataatattaatgttttgaaatatttgaGTTTAGACTATATTccataa
- a CDS encoding 1-cys peroxiredoxin, putative (term=annotation;date=20180730;qualifier=added_GO:0005829;qualifier=added_GO:0004601;qualifier=added_literature=pmid:21203490;qualifier=added_literature=pmid:30056630;curatorName=ucb@sanger.ac.uk;~pfam_scan;Pfam:PF00578.17; E()=9.7E-30;score=102.9;query 6-142;description=AhpC-TSA;~pfam_scan;Pfam:PF10417.5; E()=3.2E-12;score=45.9;query 163-201;description=1-cysPrx_C;~iprscan;InterPro:IPR024706 : Peroxiredoxin, AhpC-type;PIRSF:PIRSF000239; score=1.2E-66;query 1-220;description=Peroxiredoxin, AhpC-type;~iprscan;InterPro:IPR019479 : Peroxiredoxin, C-terminal;Pfam:PF10417; score=4.2E-12;query 163-201;description=Peroxiredoxin, C-terminal;~iprscan;InterPro:IPR036249 : Thioredoxin-like superfamily;Superfamily:SSF52833; score=3.76E-64;query 4-218;description=Thioredoxin-like superfamily;~iprscan;InterPro:IPR000866 : Alkyl hydroperoxide reductase/ Thiol specific antioxidant/ Mal allergen;Pfam:PF00578; score=1.0E-29;query 6-142;description=Alkyl hydroperoxide reductase subunit C/ Thiol specific antioxidant;~iprscan;InterPro:IPR013766 : Thioredoxin domain;Prosite:PS51352; score=14.104;query 3-166;description=Thioredoxin domain), giving the protein MAYHLGAKFPNFTAKASGIDGDFELYKYIENSWAILFSHPNDFTPVCTTELAELGKMHDEFLKLNCKLVGFSCNSKESHEQWIEDIKHYGKLNKWEIPIVCDESRELANKLKIMDEEEKDISGLPLTCRCLFFISPEKTIKATVLYPATTGRNAQEILRVLKSLQLTSKTPVATPVNWNEGDKCCVIPTLQDDEISKHFKNEITKVDMPSKKKYLRFVDL; this is encoded by the coding sequence atggcATATCATTTAGGAGCAAAATTTCCAAATTTTACAGCCAAAGCTTCAGGAATAGATGGCGATTTTGAATTGTATAagtatatagaaaatagtTGGGCAATATTATTTAGTCACCCAAATGATTTTACCCCAGTATGCACAACTGAATTAGCTGAATTAGGAAAAATGCATgatgaatttttaaaacttaATTGTAAATTAGTAGGATTTAGTTGTAATTCAAAAGAATCACATGAACAATGGATAGAGGACATAAAACATTAtggaaaattaaataaatgggAAATTCCTATTGTTTGTGATGAATCAAGAGAACTTgctaataaattaaaaattatggatgaggaagaaaaagatataaGTGGTTTACCATTGACATGCAGAtgccttttttttatttcccctgaaaaaacaattaaagCAACTGTATTATATCCAGCTACAACAGGCAGAAATGCTCAAGAAATTTTAAGAGTTTTAAAATCTTTGCAACTTACTTCTAAAACACCAGTAGCTACACCTGTTAATTGGAATGAAGGTGACAAATGTTGTGTCATTCCAACTCTTCAAGATGATGAAATATcgaaacattttaaaaatgaaataaccAAAGTTGACATGCcctcaaaaaaaaaatatctcAGATTCGTTGATTTATGA